The DNA segment ATCTTTTGCTTGTTTTACACAGTGTATactctatatataaaatatgatcaTAAATTGTTGATGATAAGAAGCTAGCCCTAATTCTGTGAATTGAACAGTATGGAGAAGATACTTGAACGCTATGAGAGATACTCTTACGCCGAGAGACAGCTTATAGCACCTGAGTCCGACTCCAATGTAAACCAATTTCTCTCCATTaacttatataaattaaatattatttcagtattagtgatatatatatatatatatatatatacttatctGTATTAAACTTGTGAGATATAGACGAACTGGTCGATGGAGTATAATAGGCTCAAGGCTAAGATTGAGCTTTTGGAGAGAAACCAGAGGTACATTttcattcatcatatatatatatatatatgacatatCAAACTGGTAGGATTAATGTTAGTTAAAAATgcatgattttaaaaaaatgcatGATTACTTATAATACAAAAAATGATgcatttaaataacaaaaaatgcaTCGATGCTCTATTGAAATTTAGGCACTATCTTGGGGAAGACTTGCAAGCAATGAGCTCTAAGGAGCTCCAGAATCTAGAGCAACAGCTTGATACTGCTCTTAAGCACATCCGCTCTAGAAAAGTATGAATTCTCCTATTTCTTTAACATGTATACaacttaaaaacatattatttgcttattcaaatacatatatatgaaatagTATATATGTGATTTTATTGGTTGGATATGAAAAAATCACGTCGATTAGaatgtttgaatttttaaagaattagTATATAAGAGTACGATTAGTCGATGTAATGGTACGTTTATGCAGAACCAACTTATGTACGACTCCATCAATGAGCTCCAAAGAAAGGTATGTAAAAACCATATCAAATTGAAGTTCACATAGAATAACTGCGTGTAAGAATCCTATAGGGGAGCTAACAATCGTGCCGTTTTGGAAATGACAGGAGAAAGCCATACAGGAACAAAACAGCATGCTTTCCAAGCAGGTGCCATTtgtcattatttttatttcgtCAAAATGTTTTCTATTGTAGTACTGTTAGCTTCCACTGTTCTACTCCACACTACAAGCCAAGCTATACCTACGGCTACGAGATCTTTCCATATTTCTCCACTTAGCTTCGACACCACTATAactaaaatatagataaaaatatcatttttatagtCTATGATTGATATACTCGTCAGCCACTACGTAGATGGGTATTGCCCGTTTAGTTTTAAGGTTCTTTTCCggattgaaaatatttgaacttGAAAAGTCGTCTCATATCATTCTACTTTCTTCGTCTCTATATAGGGTATGTGAATATAGACActattcttatttaaaaaaaaattgggctaCTTTGGCAACAGAAGGAAAAATTGTTTGAgaagatatatatttaagacATGTATACGAGTTTATTACATGACGCAAGGAATTATTCGTAACCAAATTAAAGATCTAAACACAACTACATTTGATGctatttatatgtatatctaTTTAGAGGTCGTGGCTttgaaaattgatgatgatatAGTATGGTATAAGTTGGTAACAAACTGGTGTGTGAATTGTGAAATTAAAACGTGTCAGATTAAGGAGAGGGAAAAGGTTCTTAGGGCGCAACAAGAGCAATGGGACGAGCAGAACCATGGCCATAATATGCCTCCGCCTCCACCCCCCCAGCAGCATCAAATCCAGCA comes from the Brassica napus cultivar Da-Ae chromosome A7, Da-Ae, whole genome shotgun sequence genome and includes:
- the LOC106357088 gene encoding floral homeotic protein APETALA 1 A-like — translated: MGRGRVQLKRIENKINRQVTFSKRRAGLMKKAHEISVLCDAEVALVVFSHKGKLFEYSTDSCMEKILERYERYSYAERQLIAPESDSNTNWSMEYNRLKAKIELLERNQRHYLGEDLQAMSSKELQNLEQQLDTALKHIRSRKNQLMYDSINELQRKEKAIQEQNSMLSKQIKEREKVLRAQQEQWDEQNHGHNMPPPPPPQQHQIQHPYMLSHQPSPFLNMGGLYQEEDQMTMRRNDLDLSLEPVYNCNLGCFAA